GTGAATAAAAACGAATGAGTCCATAGATGAGCGATGAGAAATGAGTCAAGAGATAATACTGTTGTTCAAATAATTTTGGTATCTAAATGAGCCATCCTTAATGATTTAGTCAATAACTCTGAAATCATCAGATaaacgtatttattttaataccctAGTATTATGCTAGGAATGTATTATTTTGTGAGTACTCAACTCAACAGATTTACTGAGCGGTTtacctaaatttttatttgaagccAAACATTTAATTcggtagtagtagtaatagctGTAGCTTTTTGAAAAACAGCCACCCTTGCGTGCAATTTCCTGTGGCCATTCTTAGCCAAATTAAACTGTAGCAAGGATCCATTTTATTCTGAGCCTACCTGGTGCGATCACAGTAAGATAAGAAGAAGAGTAAGATTGCCATACCGAAATATATTTTGAACACAAAAAAAGTAGAAATCGTATAGAAAATACCTGCGCACAAACTAACGCCCACAGCGGTACGGACATAAAGATCGGTTTCCAGGGAATGGCTGATGGTTGACTGGAATGATGCCTACCGAGAGCctcttctaaatattttttttctttgtccgagataaacggatgcgattcTGGATCGTTGTAACATAACAATGCCTGAAAAGAAAAGAtgctttataaaattatttaccaaCTAATCTTCAAGGAGGTATCTATTAATCTCTATTAACTATCGGTCAGGTACCATTACAATTTCGAAAAACAAAGATTTcctataaaacaattatttcagTGCGACTCACCCATAAAATAAACCACAAGATTCCAATGGCCCCGAAAAGGTAAAACACACATTCCCACTCTCCGGTTTCCTTGATCACCAACCCAGAAAGATATGTGCCGGCAATGTTTCCAATTTGCGAACCACCAAACACGAGAGAGCCCATACGACCTCGTTCAGATACGGGAGCCCATCTGGCTAACATCGCGTTTAAGGCTGGGAAGGTCGTGCCCTAGAAAATAAATATCCATATAGAAGTTGTGTTTCACGATGATTATATAGTCGAAGTTTGTTTTTCCATTTCATTAAAACTTACTTCTCCAAGACCTTCCAGTACTCTTAAGATAATTAGTCCAGTAGCACCACCGGCACTGACTGCCCAGGGAGTGAACAAAGTGAACACAGCAGTACTAAGCACACCAAATCCTAGAGAGTATTTTCCGCCGAATCTTTCTGCTAGCATGCCTCCAGGCAGATGAGTAACTATGTACCCGTAATAAAACGAGCTTAAAATTATGCCTTGTGTCTCCTCGTCCCAGTCGAAGCCCGTAACttcctaaaatattttaacataaataaatttggtatacttggCTGCGTCAGCGTCATCAAACTGTTCGGCGTTTCGCGTTTGCAAAAATACCAATAACTCTAGAAacgaaaacattatttaaaaaatcccgtaattttaattaaattaaattttttattcgtattctttaattaataaattatttaacatctttAAAATGCACTGTATTTTATATGTGGTACGGAATATTGTAAGCCTGCATGGACTGTTACTACATTCCTCTCTATTTCTGATAACCGttctacaatacaattgagactaggACTTTGTTTTTTGTGGGTACCGATAACCACTTTTCAACATAGACCGTCGTATcccacttcgacaaagcggcacgacacgagaaccctctcatcgagGCCGCCGGTAACCGATTaaggttaaggttacgctgaaatagcctctcaaggccatcagcttaggtaggaaaaaaaatggaccgtgagcttgtccacccctctagaagaaaattaaaattcggCTTACTTAAACGAAGTGCTAATTGTAAGGTAACTTACCGCGGCTTCAGAAGCCATGTCATGAGCTTCACCCGGACAGGACCCTTCTTCGTATTCTCTGGACTCTGCGTGCCTCCTCACCATTTGCGTTATGGCGATGTTCAGACACACTCGCATCGTGTACGCGTTGGCTACCGCCAGGAAACCCATTATTGCCATCACCCATCTTTGTGGTATGAAGAATACTGGAATAGAATAACCGATAAGATAACTGATTCGGtcattaaagaaaaaagaagcttgaaaaaatatataagtctTCTTTGGAATTAACTTCTCTCCGCAGCTTTTTCTTAACGCTACGGCGTGTTTCATTAAATCAGGTAAAGGAGAATATTTAAGAGTTTGACTATGGCGTCAAGGGCATTGACttttttatgcaataaaaacctTAAGAGATTCATCTTGAAGATTTTTAAATAGGTGTTTTAAAAAATCTTCAATATCCAATGTATAACATTAAAAACATAACCTAGTAGATactaaacataaaaaagaaacattgaaTAATAGAACTAAGGGTCTAACCAATTTGCATCGAGCAATTTCCTTAGTTATTATCATAAGTAACAACGTGTCAATGACCTTGACTTTGTTGTACAATACTGCGTGAAGAATGCAATTGAGTCATCGTGAAAGACTTAGTTCGTCGTTGCGATTTTGAAACTACCATTGTTATCCTAAGGTGTTATCGCTGAACGAGGAAATGCTTTGACTAATTATTGTTGATGCAGACAATCTTAATTACTGAAAGTACCaccgagtttttttttccagCACGTATTTCCGCAGTAGTTAATATTTCAAACCATTGCGGGATTATTATAGTCATCATCAATCATGGGAGGCCAACGCGAATCTAGTCCTGAAACTGGTTCTGATTTTATAGCCATGCAATAGCAATAAAAGAACACCGCTGCATAATAAAAGGAAACTAGTAATTTGAGTTTTTAGCTACTGGAGCACGCTCATGTTGTTATCACAGTCTTATTTCTGCCGGAACGGAAACAATTTTTCGCTTTTGAAGGATTTTCTATTTGCTAGTCGAAATCACATAACCGATCTCATTCTAGTATTATGTTGTAGTAGCTATTTCATTATATCAACTGATAAAACGGAATTCTTCTAGTATcgtcctggtggtaggacctcttgttagtccgcgcgggtgggtaccaccaccctgcctatttctgccgtgaagcggtaatgcgtttcggtttgaagggtggagcagccgttgtaactatacttgagaccttagaacttatatctaaaggtgggtggcgcatttacgttgtggatgtctatgggctccagtaactacttaacactaggggggctgtgagctcgcccatccatctaagcaataaaaaaagtgatcaACGTTTATATGAAATTTACGAAAATTAATACTAGTTACGGCAAAAAAACTCTTAAACTCTCTTTAGTTAACAGGCGGTGAATTGTTAAAAATGCGCCCGATGTCTTTTCAGAAACCGATTGTAAAATGATTTAAAGCGTTCAAGGCTTAACAGATTTcacaaacttttcaaaagcatttttttgtaatttatatttgttttttttttttcctacctaagctggtagccttgagaggctattccagcgtaaccttaactagtaggtgagctcacggggctcaaacctgacgacgttgctaacacgatccctagcaagagccgtgctacacagaatctaccaccggatcggaaacgcgacgcactgagaagatccggcgagaaactcagtgggctgtctgaaggttaatttactcgtcgaacccgtcgcttgcgacgaagggctcgaatggtgaccggtgcttgaagaacctaaaagcatcgttaatggatcgggaggatccgaaatgacgttttttgggcgacatcgactgctttccattctttccgcaggatcgggaatgtagttgccggcggccacgatgagagggttctcgtgtcgtgccgctttatcgaagtgtaaTTTATATGGGTCGCGAACAAGTACATCAAGACTCCTGGGCTTTGTCTATGGGTATAATTCTAAAAATTAAGTCGAATTGTTAGTCAGGGCACTTTGACTTGaatcaaattttaatgaatattctTTTAAGGAAATTTCACGTCCCCTTGAAAAATCTACGCTGTGTACAATCATACGTAAATCTAATAACCTTTGATAATGGTTTCTCAATGAAGCCAAAGTCGTACCCCACGAAataaattcaatcaaaacatCCAATGATTGTGATTTCCTTGAAAACTATAAAGGAATTACCTTCAACGGGCAGCCAAAACTGAATTTTGCTGATTATTTAGTGTGTTTATTGAATGTTTCTTTGTACGTATATTCACAATGGGTTCTTTTTgtacaaaatacaaacaaatcagatatatatgtacatataaacgAGTACAGGACCTCGGATTTACTGACCGTTAAGGCCTAACAAACTATCTAATTATAGATatcacaataatatatctaGGAGATAATTACAAACTTCCTTCATTATAATTCAGTAAGTATCGTTTATAAATGACGAACTATTTTGCTTTCGTATTTTATAAAGTATAGATATTCCAAGTCAAAGGATACATTTTGTTGttcattttttatgtttatattttgcatgtgactaggagatgtatggaaatggtagtgcaaggtagagggggaagaggtcgaccgaagaagacatggatggagtgtgtgaatgacgatatgagagagagagattatatggagtgagtgttgagatgacggctgatagaagagaatggaagagaaaaattagctgtgccgaccccacctagtgggataaggtggagaaaaagaagagttcattttttatgtgctaaaaTGCGCCGTAAATCTGATTGAATTGAAACTAAACAGTTGTTACGGGTTGATTTAGGCGCTTCAAAGAAGATCTGTGTCATGGTGCTACCGAGATGTTTCAAAgaatgtatttattcattagtAGGCAAACGATAAAAAggtaggtatttaaaaaaaaactgatacaaGTAGcatcatttaaatttcaaattagttCTAATGGTCCAGACAGTGCTGAGAGTTCTTATTTTGGAGTATAATTCAAAATATACAAGAAATTTCTAGAACAAAGAGATACTTggcacattttattttatgtgagaAGCTGAAGAACTTTTACTCGTACACATTTGTACAttgtattcatatttaatttgtactttaCCCGGCACTACCGACGATCGTGTGACAATTAAAAACCGAACATTATTTCCGTAcacaatgcatttttttttgcaacaaaaCACTGATGTGTCAACgtaattacacacactacgtttCATTCTCACACACAATACATATACAAGGTATTTTGCATATCAAATCAAGCATTTGTATGGATAATAATTTGTGGTGATTTTTTTGTCATCCACATTGCTGTGCGGCGACCGTAACGGAAGTTGGGAGTGTTGAAGATACCTATTGTCGATTAATCCGGCCTGGTTCAGATTCAAGTGACGTCATTTTGATTATAACTTAAATCTGTCAGGCTTACAGAATGTTAATCGCTTTACTACATTTCGGGAACATTAAATTTGATACTCTGAAGTTGAAAGAAACCGAGAAAGTGATTCGTATTTTGAACATTTATTTGAGATGTTACGCAGATACTTTCTGTATTTTAATGAACAGCTAATGAGCTAAGTGCCTCCAGCTGTGTTAAACTTAGTGTTTCTATTGACACACTAATTACAAGCACTGAGCGCTTTGCTCGCAACTGTTTTGAATAATCAAAGACTTATATACTTTCCATTGCTCAGTGAAATATCTAAAGATATTAAGccttttaaaatttaactaaaataattatataacaatGCTGCATATTGTAAACAATTGAAATGAATCATAATTACGGCTTTCCGAAAGCGGTTTTATTATTTCCGTTCTTTCATCGCTAATAGAATACATATACGATATGAATGCGAGTGACCCGTTAAATTTCCCGTTCAAACAcatcaaactgaaatgcatgcAGTATAGGCCGAATAAATTGAATCCGCCATAAAAATGTATATGATAAATGCAAGACGCCAGTCCCGCGCAACAACGTAGGTTACCTAATTTGGCATTGGAATCGAGAAACTCGTTAGAACTGACAGTTTTTGTGGCTGTTGGCGAAAAGATTTCTATTGGACTGGTCGATTGGTTGTGCATTCCAGTGTCGTACGATCCTCGCCGTCCAATGACTGAACCAGTTCTCGGTGTCAACGCCAGACAAGCTGGCGGTAATTTCGCATCGGTGCCGCGTTGCTCAAGGTATAATCAATGTGCCGTTCCCAGAAAACTCGTAAGAACTGCAATCGCGTTTGTAATTGAGAGTATGTAATGGACTGTTTCGATTTATTCTCAGGCATTCTCtaccaaaaacaaattaagtagGTACTACATAAACTTTATTTTCAGAACAAATATCTTATGTGTGAAAAAAACATGTCGTAAAAATTCACTGTGAAAAACCTAATTAAATTCGTTctgttatatatttatgtttatatGAAAGAAACTAACAGGAATCgctattgtaaaataaaaatactgttaGAGATTATTAGTTCCGTATTACAGTTCCTTAGCTCGTACCTCTCCAACTTATATTACTCGCAATTTCCCGTATTCGTTACAAAGTTTCAAGTAATCTATCTGATCCCACCGATAACTGAGCCCTTTCACTATGATCGCTAACAATCTATA
The Bombyx mori chromosome 17, ASM3026992v2 DNA segment above includes these coding regions:
- the LOC101746286 gene encoding putative inorganic phosphate cotransporter isoform X2, producing MLSGWRLILSKLFFIPQRWVMAIMGFLAVANAYTMRVCLNIAITQMVRRHAESREYEEGSCPGEAHDMASEAAEVTGFDWDEETQGIILSSFYYGYIVTHLPGGMLAERFGGKYSLGFGVLSTAVFTLFTPWAVSAGGATGLIILRVLEGLGEGTTFPALNAMLARWAPVSERGRMGSLVFGGSQIGNIAGTYLSGLVIKETGEWECVFYLFGAIGILWFILWALLCYNDPESHPFISDKEKKYLEEALGRHHSSQPSAIPWKPIFMSVPLWALVCAQIGHDYGYFTMVTDLPKYMTGVLKFDIHRTGTLAALPYAVMWISSIVFGWICDKMVKRNWLTVTNARKTFTTIASVGPGICMIFASYSGCNTEAVVILFTASMGLMGAFYPGMKVNALDLSCNYAGTIMAIVNGIGAITGIIAPYLVGLLTPDSTLVQWRLVFWIALAVFIVTNLVFVAWASGDEQWWNNTAQDPKKQQEVEANTNQTVTAEVKL
- the LOC101746286 gene encoding putative inorganic phosphate cotransporter isoform X1 — protein: MKRSVCNYVDTSVFCCKKKCIVYGNNVRFLIVTRSSVVPVFFIPQRWVMAIMGFLAVANAYTMRVCLNIAITQMVRRHAESREYEEGSCPGEAHDMASEAAEVTGFDWDEETQGIILSSFYYGYIVTHLPGGMLAERFGGKYSLGFGVLSTAVFTLFTPWAVSAGGATGLIILRVLEGLGEGTTFPALNAMLARWAPVSERGRMGSLVFGGSQIGNIAGTYLSGLVIKETGEWECVFYLFGAIGILWFILWALLCYNDPESHPFISDKEKKYLEEALGRHHSSQPSAIPWKPIFMSVPLWALVCAQIGHDYGYFTMVTDLPKYMTGVLKFDIHRTGTLAALPYAVMWISSIVFGWICDKMVKRNWLTVTNARKTFTTIASVGPGICMIFASYSGCNTEAVVILFTASMGLMGAFYPGMKVNALDLSCNYAGTIMAIVNGIGAITGIIAPYLVGLLTPDSTLVQWRLVFWIALAVFIVTNLVFVAWASGDEQWWNNTAQDPKKQQEVEANTNQTVTAEVKL